GTTAACATCATAGTCCaaggaacgaacgatcgtaaattatcgaCCGTCTCGTCCTTGGCTGCAACTAGCTTTCGCTCAACGTGTTTTCACAAGTCCTCCGACTGCTCGACAATTCGTGCGTCAACAGCAGTTCCGAGTTAAGGTCCGGGTTAGGATCGTTCCGCTTCGGTAAGTCATTGGTAACCCAAGTTACCATCAACCGTGGTGCATAGACAACTCCGAGGCTCCGAGCCAACATTTCCAGGAAGTGGCGACCGTGCGACTGTTGCTCGAGGGAAAAATTGCGACTCTTCTTTCATCACGAATCGATACTCGTGGTATGTTCTTaaacaattgaataaaaatattatctatCACTTATCTATCAGTTTCGAGAAGTAACATTCATCcgagaatatttttctatctcGTACACTTTCCGAGTTTCGATAAGAGAATCAAAAATGGCCGAATACTCGAGCGTCAATTTCCACCCGTTGAAATGAATTCCAGCAACGAATGTTACAAATTCAGATTGTAATATACAGTCCATTATAATACACACAGATCTCGTGTGTATCCAATAATATAATGAATCGTAAACACAAGAGTCTAAAATCAAAATATGTAAAGAAACGTATAGTAATACAAGTTAGTATGCCTGACGATAGTACCGTGCGCCCTTCGCGACTCTCGGCTCGTAACTGAAGAAAcctaaagaaaaataatcaaaCCTTTGATCGTGCAAGTGACTCCGGCACCGATACGatgacagtccttaaaacctAACGTCAATGATTCCAACAGTACCCTGCATACCCtgaaagtttcaaaatttttgaaatttccaaCTCGAGGATGATCCCTGATCGCATTCGTTGCGTATCTTCTCATCGAATACTACGCACTACGATGCTAGTACGTCGTCAGTGACGCGATACGGTTGATACCAGACAAATGTACACCGGACCGTAAAATAAGCAAACCTTTGATCGTGCACCGATACGAGGACACTCCTTAAAACCTAACGTCAATGATTCCAACAGTACCCTGCATACCCTGgtagtttcaaaattttttacaatttcaacTCAGGGATGATCCCTGATCGCATTCGTTGCGTATCTTCTCATCGAATACTACGCGCTACGATACTAGTACGTCTTTAGTGACGCGATACGTTTGATAGCCGACAAATGTACAGCGGACCGTGAACGGACACCGTATCGCGCGACATCGTCCGAGACATCGGTGTCCGCGCGTTTCCTGTCTCGTAACCGTCACTACGACCGATCGAGAGTCTCGTGGGCTTCCCCGTCGGCGATAGCTTTCGGGGGCGACGGACGCGTGAATAATAAATCCCGTCGAATCGCCTTATCGCGTCGGGTAAGGAGACTCTCCCACCCCCGTTCGTTGTCCACTCCGGCCGGGCGGCCGGCCAGGTACAAAGAAAGAAtaaagtttccccgtttcggtcCCCCATCGCGAGCGAACACCGCCAGGTGCGTGGCGCGTAAAACTTTCGAACATCGGGAACGCAATTTTCCCAAGGGAATCGGTCCAGGCTAATGCAAGAAGCGGTTGGTACGCGACGCCGGGACGGGGCATGGATAAAAGGAGACGAGATAAAGGAAAAGATAGATAGACGGACAGGTAGACGGACagacggagagaaagagaaggagaactcGAGGACGGTAGCAGGGACACGGTTGGGTAACGGCGACGGAGTTTGAGGGTTGAACGAGCTGACGCTTTAAGCGATGTAAGTTACAGAAACTACGCTTCCGACCGGTCTCGGGCGCAGATTAGTCGTAATCTCGGCGCATTGCACTCTCCACAGCCGTTTCCATCCCCCTCTTCTCCGCTATCACGGTTCTCCTCTCCCGGTAGACCTAACCGACCCCACAACTACAAAGGTTTCCAAACCGTTACCTTCTCGCCGAACCAAGACGAACGTCCCGGTCGCACCTAAATTcacgtaggtaggtaggtagctaGCTACCTACGTATCTACCTATCCAGCTACCTTACCTACACTCTTGAATCGCCCCGCCGCGCCAAGCGACACAGACTGTACTCGCCGCCCTGGTATCGTCGCTTTGATTATTTCCTGGTGGCACGAGGGACGCGGGACGTTGGGTACGAGGAAAGAGGATACTCGAGGGGCGCGAGGGGAGGGGGCAGGGTGGAAGGGCGCCCGTTAGACGTCCACGCCTTCGTAGCTCGCGAGTTACAACCGCGCCCGGAGATTAAACGGTTCTCGGGTTTATAGCCATGGCTCCCGCGCGCCCGGCTCTTTAGTCTCCGGTTTACGTGGCGCGATGAGATTTTGCCGCGGCGAACACGCTTCCCTTTTATGCAGCTGCTACCGGAAATCGATAGCGCGGCGATCGTGCCCGGTGTGACTCGCGTAAGGTCCTCCTCTCCCCACTCCACGTCCCCGCGTACACCACccaccaccccccaccccacctccCTTTCCCTTCTCGATCCACCGTCGTTTACCACACCGCAGGAAGATTCCACGCGGTGCGACGATCGCTCGGTTCGCTCGCTCTCGCGAGCGAGGGTTCGGGGCAGATCCGTGGACGAAAATTCGTGCTACGAATGGTGTCGAGGAAGGCTAGAGGCAGAGATTCTACCGCTCGAAGTAAGACGAAAATACGGAACGGTGGAATTCCATCGacgatttcgttttcgagaaacgagcgTCTGAATATTAATCGGTTGGCCCGCGAACCTACGCGTGGGTTAAAATTCCCGGTGATAATGGAGTCGGGGATATTCCACGGTTAGAGAAAACGTGAAAAATGTGGAACGAGAAAATTGAATCGGAGGACGCGatcacttcttttttttctttttttcttttttcctgttTTCGAAGACTTGGTTTTCGAGGCGAGTCTCCGTCTTCGGAGGACGCCAtaacttcttttctttttcttactttttccCGTTTGGAACGTAGATCGTCTTCGCGAAAATCATTGTTCTTCGTTTTTAGATACTGTTTTCGTCGTTCTGTAACACCGTGTATATTTGCAAGCATTTTCCAATGAGCGATAGTATTatccctttggactcgagaggagatcctcggtcgccacctaattcactgtactattttcgatccgggaaaacttggtgttttggaattgaaattggaattgaaatattacgttcctgtatagtgtaaacgcgtgtacgcgaaGTATATACAAATGTAAGGTTTCAGataaattttacgacttaaaggattttctcgaggggtcggtttctggtaacaaagaagcctcgagtgcaaagggtgttAAAGGTTCGACCGAGTTAACGCGATGGTGTTTTTCTAATGGCGTACGTAACCACCATCGGAAAAGACCGacaaagtattgggttgttcggagagtcgtttcgttttccaaaatggagaataatataatttaataaaatgtttgcacgctctaaaaagatcgtgtttcattttcaccaaaagaaacgaaatgactttccgaacaacccaatcctTAAACTAAACCAAACATTCCGGGATCCTTAAACCAGAACGTCGCTCTGTAACTTGGCATCGTAACTTCTTATGAAAACATATACACGTATGTTTTGAGCATGATATCTTTGCCGCGTTGGAACTCCCAATTATCCTCACCGTGTTCATCGAGATCGAGTTTGCGACGTAACAGTTCGATTGAAACGTGTTTCATCGTCGATCGAGTCTTTCAAGTAGGTTGGTGAGGGAGGTGGCAAATAGTATGTTTTATCTACGCAGTGGTTGCGTGTTATTCTTGTACGGTTTACTCTGAATCTCCTTTTTGCGATAAAAGCAATCTTTTCTCCGAAGCTTCTACGTATTTCTCATTGGTGGAATCGGATCGAAGGTGGAATATAAATCGAAGGATTTATACCTTGACATATTAGGTTAATTAAtatgttcgaaaagtgattcctttattttcggtgaaaatgaaacgcgatatttttaaagcgtataaacgttttattaaattacacattctccattttgggaaacgagacgactttccgaacaacccaatagtatattATATACTTCCGAGtagaaatattgataaaaatcttACCAACTAATAATAGATGAAAACTGTATTAGAATTTGTTCGTTCGTGTATTGTACAAACATCGAGCAATAACGACGGTTAACAGTTCGAGGTAATCCGGTAACGAGTTGTTTCAAAACGTGTCTCCTTGAATCTACCACCGGACGATTCCCATAACtgttttccaaatttttgtGAACTCCACTTTTCGAATTCGTTGGAGAATACCACGGTAACGAATACTTCTTTAGAGTGTACCTTAATCCTGAACTCTATTACGTTAATTTACAGCGGAGATAGTGTATTTGCGTCACCGCGCAGTACACCGTAGCTTGctataaatatcgataaattcttGTTCGCTCTAATCTCTCGATAAACGACGGTACCACTGTAACGAGTGTCTTTAGAGTGTACCTCGATCACGACTCTATTACGTTTATTTGTAGCAGAGATAGTGTATTCGCGTTATCGCGAGGTACGCTACACTTATCGTGTCGAACGTCTTTGAAAGCCGTTATTCGAAACAACGCTCGACAGATTGACTATGGTAACGCGCATGATATCGAACCAACCGCGGAGGATTTTCAGGGCTCTACCGTGTCGATCCTGTTAGTCGCGTATGACCAGAAATGGCGGACGAGACGCAGGATAAAACCGAGGGTAGAAAAATCGAGAAGGGCTACACGAAACGTGGAAACCACGCGATAGATCCAGTCACTTCCGATAGAATTTGGTAGGGTAGATCCTGGCAGTATCGAGCTGCTTCTCTGCTAAAAATTACACGTAATGGACGCACAACGCTTCGGTGTCGGACGGTTATCGGCCGTTGTCACGTATCCGTGATCTTGTTCTTTTCTTCGCTACGTTCGTTCGATTTAGAATATTTCTCTTCGTAATATCGCGAAGACGTTGCAGTCCGTAGCCATTGTCAAACGATTGTTCTAATTTTCAATGAACGGTTACTTTGTAAAAGAATTCcacgaacgataaataattttatttgcgtACACTTACCGTGACCAGTCAATCGCTCGCAGAAGTGACTCCCTTCCGATGTGTACATCGCTCGGATGTCTCGTGTTTGATTTTATCCGGTCGAACGTTAAAAGAATACTGTACCTTGTTGAAGTATTCGGTCTGAATGTGATCAACTGAAAACGATATTTCGTCGTGCACTCTACGTACAACGTCCGATCGCCAAATTAACCGACACGTTTCGTTCGGATGCATTTCGGATACGTTTTACGGTCGTGTGTAAACATTAATGCATAAACGCTCGGGCACGAAACGGCCATGCCAGACgattatgtataaatatatgttcaaTTGGTAATCGTTCGTGTACAAATTTCAGCAAAGAGGTAATCCAGCGGGAGAAGATGTGCCAACGCGATTGGCCCCGAAAGTATGAACATCTGGGcggtgaattttttaaaaaggttACCATAAAGATATTCAGGGGGAATGTACGGTGCAGTATCGGCGGTGCGTGCACCCACACGAATTCTAATGTGGCCCCCTCCCCCGCCCGGTGTCGTTGACCGTAGGTGCTGACCGAGGAATGCAGAAAGAAGGGACTTCCGGCGGACACCTCCGAACGCAAACCACCGGAAGATGTAATTAAGCGTTCACCGATTCTCTTGAAACCGTCGCCGGCCATTCCCAGAACGACATCCGGAATGGTGGGCCTTCGATCATCTCGTTCGGAATACAATCTCGAGTTCACAGGCCCCTGGTACATGTCACCGAAATGGACGATCGAACCGCCAATGGCACCCGGCGAATTTCGTGTTGACCAGCAAAGATTCATCTTTCTCGGTTAACGGGATCATTTCAAACACGAGGGACCACTGCTCGAAcctgcggaaaattgtatcgattctTTCTAAGGATAAACATTCTATCTTTCTTCTCGAAACGATACCGGTCATTGTCCCTGCGATGTATGTACGTTTTACACAGTTTTAGAAATGCTTCCGTTTTGATCGTATAGGTGATATTGAATGTCTGTAAATGTAAACTActgtgtatataatatatatatatatatatatatatgtatatatgtgtttcTTTTGTGTACAATGTATCGTACATTGTAACGAttgtattgaaaattaaacTGTCGTATTCTGGTACAATTATAAATAGTGTGACCGTAACAATGTGTTCACGAATAGTATATGGTTGAAATTTTCCAAGTGACATATACACAGAGAGGATATGGATAGCTTTGTACATAACATTTTGTCCTGCCAATAATATAACGTgtagttaatttcttcgttgagTATTTACATTCCGAACCATTTCTGCTTGAGAGTCGGTGGTAACTTCTCCGTCAAAGATATCGGATTCACTTCGACCGCCACCATTTCTTCATCGCTCAACCAGTCCAAGTAGACGAGGTGCTGCAAAGAGCaatggtaaaattatttttgattaCGTAGCTTTTTATGTACAAATTATACGACACGAAATTGGCATTACCTTGTACTTTTTAAGAACTTGAAATGCTTGTTGAGACTGCGAGCTTAAGCCTGAACTACTGTCTTCCGTAAATTCGCCGTTCTCACGTCTTGGAATTTTAACTTGCTTTTCTGGTAACTCGTTCAATTTGTTGATTACGTATACTGTTGAATCGTCGTgcattattataatattctcgtttcgtgaatcgaaaattatatttgttatCGGGTACGACCGTGCCAGCCATTGCTTTGGCAGCCGactttgtaaattattcgaaaattgagTATACTGTCTTTGTACAATGTTGTATTCAACGATCTGAAATGAAACGCGACGATTGAGTACAAAAGATAACTATCGATAAAATGTGAAGTTTTATGGTTTTTAATTTTGCTTGTGACATCGTATTAAGCGAGAGTTATAGTAGTAATTTAGTGCAAGTCTATGGGAAGCAGAAAGTACAGGGCCATAGATGGATTATACGTATTTTATGCCCAACATAATTACTGTCAACTCATCGTTTTATGATGGTATATTGTCTGGAATAAGTAAACCTGTTTCTCTTACCTTGTGATCAGAATATACGACAACTAAATTTAGAGTATCTTTTTGCACAGCCATAGCTGTTGGTGGGCAGCTATACTTAGGCAATAACCATGCCATAGGTGTGTCGGTAGTCTCAGTTTCGCTAATATTATATACAGCAATGTTACCTTGACGATCTGCACATACGAAATATTTACTATCGGGAGAAAAACACATAAGTCCAACGTTTACAATGGATTCTTTGTTTGTGTGAAAAGAACCAAGATACCACAAATGTTTCTTCTTCACTTTATATAATgttacagtatttttttttccatcattattaattgttacaaataattttccatttggACTGAACaacattttctgtattttagTTGCAAAAATATCCTTGTCATTTTTTGACAATTGTGCATCTCCTTCGATTACATCAAAGTTAAAAACTCTAACGTGACTATCCGTTGAATATACTATTGTTTTAGAGTCTTTGTTAATAGCGCAAGAGATAATGTTCTCAtctctttttgtttttaattctaACAGTTTTATAGGTTCTTCTTCCAATTGATGAAACATACCAGGATGTACGGTTTCAGGAGATACCTTTGCCGGAGAACCAAGCCTCCATAATTCAAGAAAATTTGTATATCGTAATAGAATACATCTAGACTTTGTACAAACAGTAGCACATGGTAGTTGAAGCAATGGTGGATATTTAACAAGGATTTTAGGAGGATAACTTGATTGTGCTAGATACCCATCTACACCCGCTGAATATAATTTTCCATCCGCGTCTACTAAAGCTCTTACATCGTGAGCATGCAACCTCCTTTCGATTCCTTTTACCCATTGTGGTTTCCCGGTAGATTtcgtaattattttacaaaaacttCTTACTACAGGATCAACACCAGCACAATATACAACATTTGTGTCGTGAGATAATGTAACAGCTAATATATCAGCAGTATGACTTTCATGAGATTCGATTAATGTTCCTATGTGAGGATCCCAAAATGACAAACATCCACGCGAATCTCCAGAAATTATAACATTATCGTCTGTAACTTCTAAACACCAAATAATGGTTTCCTTTTTGGCTTCCTTTCTAGAAGTTGTCATTTTATGAACCGCATGACCTGATATAGCGTTCCATACCCTGATCGTGTCTGCAGATCCTGTATAAATCATTTCTCCAGTATTATCCCATTTAATACACAGAATTCTTCCATTTTGCTTATCAAAGATCCTTTCATATATTAAAGTATCGGAAGTTACAGTAAATGTGTTGATATATCCTTCTTCTGTCCCAACAGCTAAACATGTTTTTTCATGGTTAACATCCATACACCAAGCAGCacaaccagtaactgcaatctCATTTTTAATAGATAGTGTTGTTAAATCATACTCTGCTATCATGCCATGAAGACCAGTCGAGAATAATCTTGGACCGATCCAGAGAATGCTCTCTATAGAGTTTTCTGGATGACCAGCTATTGTAAATTCCACAAAAGGTGCATTTCCAACATTCCAAACTTCAATCGAATTATCATTTCTGTAAACAAATCACCCAGATTATTACAACACATTTCATATTTTAATTGAAAGTTTGTATCCTAAAACTAACCTCGCCAGTGCTAACTTCCTTGTTTTTGATTCATATGAAAAACAAGTAACAGATCGGGGTTCAAGGTTATAAAACCTAATATTATGTACTTTACAAGTTGACATTATTTATTTgaattcttaaaattatttacaacaatGTTGTTATTTTAGTTATACAAACTACACTACACATTAGAAAACATAACCACAACTGTCACACACGTGGACTTTGAAAACGAATATTTCATGTTTCTATATTGGTACTTATTTTTGTGTAATATAATCTTAATGCACTTGAAATTGTCAATAAATACgtggaaatattattaataaagtcAATACTGCATTATCGCAATTATCACAATTTAATAATTAGTGATAAAATATCTTAAAGAATGTGTTGGTACGTGTTAAAAAATCATGTTGATTTTTTAGAAAAGACAAGGAATTTCTCAATGTTTTTATTCTTTAACAGTATTACAACAGGATATCtttcatgaaaaaaaaataatttcatttaattacaTAGTAACAAATTAATAAGCATTTgacattttataataaaaataaaattgtgtaaTTATTCACGTTTTATAACCACTTAAACAGTGAGAGAATCactattttttaattgtataattattcaCGTTTTATAGCAATGAGAGAATCATTATATTTTAAACTGTGCAATCATTCGTGTTTTATAACAACGAGTTATAACAACATCttcatataatatttttcaaagatatagaaaatatacagtatcatacaaaaatattaaccAACTTTAgttgttgaaataaaaataactaaaacattatttcgttgtccaaaagaattaaatataaaaatgtggTTGTTGTTTATGTTAATTAGGCCCGAATAGAAGTATTATCAAAGCTTAATAAAATGTACTTTTTGTACTTTAGTGCATACAtatggttgttttttttttttaattatttaacattttcataACCAATGATTATTATAATAAGTACCACAATATTATAATCAATAGAATACAAAAGTTAACAAGACAAAAAGAATTATAAACTCATAAAGTAGATCTTATTTTGAAATGTGAatgatatattaaataaaaatcattttaccaaataaaatataattaaaagattTACAAATAACATATTATTATTCTAATATTAGGAGAAGTAGAGATAGAAGAGATATTTGTACGTCAAGTATATGAGAACAAGAAAGAAATCTTCTGCAAAAAAAGCAATGGGCAGAAAAGAGGAAAACATATTGtttcttacaaaaatatttaatatgtcTTAATTGAATGAACCGGATAATATGTAAATTAGATTAAACATGACAGGTTCACCATTACATTTGAAGTCGATGAACTTCtttctgtaaataaaataatgatgAAAGTATTATGATCAATGTATTTTAACCGATAACTGtactaatatttttgtttgtcaTATTGTATAGTGTTTAACAGTGTACAGTACTCTGGGAAACGAATTACGCAGGCGCGCAATGTATTGACGCGACACTCCCCAATATTCAACCTACTTCATATCAGTTACTCACACAATGTACGAGATTTCAGTCGAAGGTTGATGAATGGTGAGTGTAACATCTCTATAGTGTACGAACACAACACACGTATAAACTGCATTGCATAGGTGAATAAAGTTGACGATCAAATCTAGTCGAAATAATTACCATTTAAAGCAgatctcaagtgttttattaaTTAAGGATCTTAAACGGTCTCTTAAAAAGGTAAATAAATCTAACTTATTTTTGACCTACGAATGTGGTTATGAATTTaactatttccagaaagtgCGTGTGACGCATCAAATTGACTCGTATAAACAGCAATGTGCTTTTGTATTAGTATTGCACATATTTGTAAACAAACTTTTAGGATGTattgtaaaaatgtattctAAAATTTATATCAGCTTTCGGAAAACTTTTCGCTTCAGCGTTTCAATCCGCTTATACAGTTAAGGTTGTAAAATATCGTCTTACTATTTCGCAATATTGCGATTTACTTGCTTCGTTAACGAAATTATTTATCATCCGTCGTATGTATTTCAGTTTCTACTAAAGTATACAAAATTATGATAATTACTTTACAGAATGAAGATAATTGCTTAATTTACGTAACATTCACGATTTTCATCGTACATTTTTCGTTTGTACTGTCAGCGGAAAAAAATCGACTGTATATACATCTGTgtctttaataaaaaattagatAAGATTAATGTGttcatatttataatatttaaattactaaGTTTTATTTTGCTAGACTTCTGCTACTAATaatgttgaaaataataatttcagattaaatatttcaacatttttaatAAGAATTTGTTGAGCATTTGGTTTGAAGTGTTTAATAACAatctttagaaatttttttgataatctgtaaatatataatgcccttttatcattatttacatattttagaAGATTAGAAAGTTACAATGATTTTGTTATTATGTACTAACTGCTGTTATTTTCCCTAAAGAACAaacatatttatttgtttacttttcaaaaagttatataaaattatttcatacaaTTCTTCAGATTTAGTCATTGACGTTGAAGTATTAAaactatgaaatattttttcttataaaCTTCATTATATTGCAATCGCACAATGTGTGTT
The sequence above is drawn from the Ptiloglossa arizonensis isolate GNS036 chromosome 1, iyPtiAriz1_principal, whole genome shotgun sequence genome and encodes:
- the LOC143153566 gene encoding uncharacterized protein LOC143153566, coding for MADETQDKTEGRKIEKGYTKRGNHAIDPVTSDRICKEVIQREKMCQRDWPRKYEHLGGEFFKKVLTEECRKKGLPADTSERKPPEDVIKRSPILLKPSPAIPRTTSGMVGLRSSRSEYNLEFTGPWYMSPKWTIEPPMAPGEFRVDQQRFIFLG
- the L(3)72dn gene encoding UTP4 small subunit processome component l(3)72Dn; translated protein: MSTCKVHNIRFYNLEPRSVTCFSYESKTRKLALARNDNSIEVWNVGNAPFVEFTIAGHPENSIESILWIGPRLFSTGLHGMIAEYDLTTLSIKNEIAVTGCAAWCMDVNHEKTCLAVGTEEGYINTFTVTSDTLIYERIFDKQNGRILCIKWDNTGEMIYTGSADTIRVWNAISGHAVHKMTTSRKEAKKETIIWCLEVTDDNVIISGDSRGCLSFWDPHIGTLIESHESHTADILAVTLSHDTNVVYCAGVDPVVRSFCKIITKSTGKPQWVKGIERRLHAHDVRALVDADGKLYSAGVDGYLAQSSYPPKILVKYPPLLQLPCATVCTKSRCILLRYTNFLELWRLGSPAKVSPETVHPGMFHQLEEEPIKLLELKTKRDENIISCAINKDSKTIVYSTDSHVRVFNFDVIEGDAQLSKNDKDIFATKIQKMLFSPNGKLFVTINNDGKKNTVTLYKVKKKHLWYLGSFHTNKESIVNVGLMCFSPDSKYFVCADRQGNIAVYNISETETTDTPMAWLLPKYSCPPTAMAVQKDTLNLVVVYSDHKIVEYNIVQRQYTQFSNNLQSRLPKQWLARSYPITNIIFDSRNENIIIMHDDSTVYVINKLNELPEKQVKIPRRENGEFTEDSSSGLSSQSQQAFQVLKKYKHLVYLDWLSDEEMVAVEVNPISLTEKLPPTLKQKWFGM